The following are encoded together in the Triticum dicoccoides isolate Atlit2015 ecotype Zavitan chromosome 6B, WEW_v2.0, whole genome shotgun sequence genome:
- the LOC119322395 gene encoding uncharacterized protein LOC119322395 produces MGWRPQLDLYKSRSRTRLPTNNPHTRRARHKSHSHTALDTRSRTRRRGEARTQTGEAAMVEGGSGAGATSTCRRGGGGGGIVGPAARRCCGGGCGLGRLVRRLRRQGRQALCAARPAAASSSSSAAAALRGCQYDPLSYARNFDQSGFGDPDPDADAASLYYSYTFSSRFVLAPGSATSSSTAVAAVVPAPNGLVVASRPTAASH; encoded by the coding sequence ATGGGTTGGCGGCCACAGCTGGACCTTTATAAATCACGGTCACGGACACGTCTACCTACCAACAACCCACACACGCGCCGCGCTCGGCACAAGTCCCACAGCCACACTGCACTGGACACACGGTCGCGCACGCGGCGCCGCGGAGAGGCGAGGACACAGACGGGGGAGGCGGCGATGGTAGAAGGCGGCAGCGGCGCGGGTGCTACGTCGACCtgccggcgcggcggcggtggaggcggcatcGTCGGCCCGGCGGCCCGGCGGTGCTGCGGCGGCGGGTGCGGGCTCGGGCGTCTCGTCCGGCGGCTGCGGCGGCAGGGGAGGCAGGCGCTGTGCGCGGCCaggccggcggcggcgtcgtcgtcttCGTCGGCGGCCGCGGCGCTCCGGGGCTGCCAGTACGACCCGCTGAGCTACGCGCGCAACTTCGACCAGAGCGGCTTCGGCGACCCGGACCCGGACGCGGACGCGGCCAGCCTCTACTACAGCTACACCTTCTCCTCCCGCTTCGTGCTCGCGCCAGGCAGCGCCACCTCGTCCTCAACCGCCGTCGCGGCCGTCGTCCCCGCgccgaacggcctcgtcgtcgccaGCCGGCCAACCGCCGCCAGCCATTAG